One Solanum lycopersicum chromosome 2, SLM_r2.1 genomic region harbors:
- the LOC138342146 gene encoding uncharacterized protein codes for MSKRGNETPRKSRRLNEEASSDDFHAPSFKILSQTQSQPSSVKVKSRSVKSTTGKKTNKHPKENEKKRKGKEKKKEDESEKTTKERGMKRKGKEIEESSESESDFVEELIKSKSKKPRAFGIDTSHLQEEDETVKPKKSSKVSKS; via the coding sequence ATGTCTAAAAGAGGCAACGAAACCCCGAGAAAAAGTAGAAGATTGAATGAAGAAGCAAGTTCAGACGATTTCCATgctccatctttcaaaattttatcacaaacACAATCTCAACCTTCATCTGTTAAAGTTAAATCTAGATCAGTGAAATCAACAAcaggaaaaaaaacaaacaaacatccaaaggaaaatgagaagaagagaaaagggaaagaaaagaaaaaagaagatgaatcTGAGAAAACAACGAAAGAAAGAGgaatgaaaaggaaaggaaaagaaatcgaGGAATCATCAGAGTCTGAATCTGATTTTGTGGAAGAattgataaaatcaaaatccaaaaaaccaAGAGCATTTGGAATCGATACTTCACATTTacaagaagaagatgaaacagttaaacccaaaaaaagttcaaaggttagtaaaagttaa